aattgttaaaaGGAAGATCTGACTGTTTAACAGACTGATCCCAAAAGAGAAGTAGCTGTGCTCCCTCTCCCAAATGCAAATGAAACACAACTGCTCACAGTCATCATATTTGGGTGGTGAAATTATAGGTAAATGTTTCTAACTTTCTCCTCATCATTTGTTACTTCAGCAAATACTTAGCACCTTTTCATATTTCAGGACACAACAGTTAACTAAATGAATTACATACCTTTGTGGAGTTTGTGAGGAAGAAGATAGTGTAAAACAGACACTATACAATGATAAAGGTGTACTGGAGAAAAAGCAGGCTAGGAAGTAGGTTGCAAACAGCCTCCACATTTCCTACAATACACttgttacttttttaattttgttaacatAAAACCTCcagtatataaaaatgcagatttagaGAGTTCCCTTACTGCCTTGACACATGCTGTGGGGTATTCTGCAagtgtttcttaaataaatgtcTGTAGACTTGAAATCCTAGAAGTTCCACTTGATTGATTTGCTGGAAAATCATTGTGGCATGAAGACATTTGCTGTACACATAGCTTCACCATTCCGATGTCTGCGATTCCCACAGAAGAATCCTCCAGAGACACAGCTGAGCTGCCCCTCGAGAGAAGGGCCCGTTTTCCTGAATCTGGTTTCCCTTAACATTTATCTGGCCCCAGTGACAGCTCAGAAACACACAAACTCTGTGTTGTTAAGAAAACTAAGAGGTCATTCATGTTCCTTTCCCGAAGCCCACCACAAGCCTAGACAGACTGAATGGTGCCCTTATTGCAAACCCTCCATGGTAGCCAGGATACTAAGGCTTCCCAATTCCCTTGGAGCTTTCCCTTCTCTGAGCACAGAAATCACAACTCAGTTTAATGAATAAGCCTCTCAATTCTagcttctgtttgttgggagattcAGATGTAAGACTTTTTCTGTAATAAACACACTTTCAATCTTCTCTTCTTTGTCCACTTTCTTCCTGTGTCCCCAGATCAGCATGTTTGGGTTCTCTTACCTATGAAATATCATTAACTCAAggcatttttcacaatattctgaCATGCTGCATACAACAGGCAGATACTTAATATCTAAGGGGAGGGAAATACACCCTTCAATATTCAGAGGGCCCTTTGTACATTTCAAAATACCAGTACTGTACCTAGCCTCGGACTGGATGTACCCAACTGTTATTTGCCAAAATCTCTGGACAAATTCAGAAGCTCGCTTTAAAAGATACAGATCCTCATGAACCTGATGAAGACAGTATGACAAATAGAGGCCAGCAAGTTTTGGGTGACACAAAATGCTCAAGTAAATCTGATAATTTGTTTGGCACTGTCACTTCCAAACATCCATAAAAAGGCACTCTGCCTAAAAATGTAttatggaatagaaaaaaatgttcacatttacTGAAGCTGGATAATGTATACGTAGTTTACTCTTACTTTGTAAATGTTTGAAATTTACacattgttactttttttaaagcatctctttttaagactttgtttattcatgagagatacagagagagagagagaggcaaagacacaggcagagggagaagcaggctccatgtagggagcctgatatgggactcgatcccaggtctccaggatcatgccctgggttgaaggcggccttaaacctctgagccacctgggctgcccacactgtcattttttaaaatctaaactgCAGAATTCTAGAACAAACCTCAATGATCCATGCCTTTGTATGATCCACTGCCCTTGGGTATGAGAGGGACCTGTGAACATGATGGGATTATCATTATTGTGATAGGTTACTAAAGGGCACagtaagggcagccccagtggcacagtggtttagcgccgcctgcagcccagggtgtgatcctggagaccctggatcgagtcccacatcaggctctctgcatggagcctgcttctccctctgcctgtgtctctacctctctctctctctctctctgtatgtctctatgaataaataaataaaatctttaaaaaaataaaaaaaaaataaagggcacaGTCGTTAAGGGGAGATTTTCCTAAGAAGATCTCACCTCAACAGGTGAACCCTTAAAAGGTTTGGAGAAGTTATGAGTTAAGTCCTGGGGATgtcatgtacagcatggtgaccatagttaataatgctgtattgtctatttgaaagttgctaagagagaagATCTTCtatctttaaagtttatttattgagagaacatgcacaagagaacacaagtggtggagagggagaagcagactcactgctgagcagggagcccaatgcagggcttgatcccagaaccctgggatcatgacctgagtcgaaagcagatgcttaaccgactgagccacccaaatgccccgaGAGCAGATCTTAGTtcttatcacaaagaaaaaaaatgtaactgtatggtgacagatgctaactagatttattgtagtgatcattttataatacaaatattgaatcattatgttgtccacctgaaaccaatatattctatgtcaattatacctcaataaataaaaaataggggtgcctggctggctcagtcagttaaatgtccgactcttaattgcagctcaaatcatgatcttagggtcatgggatcgagtcctacattggtcTCTGCACTAagcagagtccacttgagattctctctccctctctctctgcccctcccctcatatGTACACGCACATGTGCACAGTATCTCTCGCCTcagtaaaatctttattaaataaatgaacaaatagtaaaaaatttttaaaggcataTGGTGTAGCTGGCGCTCCTCCTAGAGATTTCAAATATGAGAGGGATTTGACAGCAAGGGAGTTCCTCCATGCCAGCTTTAAAGATGGGAGGGGACCATGTGGCAAGGAATGCACGTGGCCTCTATTTGCTGAGAATACCTCTACCTGATGGCCAGCAAGGAAATAGGGATCGTTATCCTATAACCTAAAAGAGTTGAATCCTGCCACAACCACATGAGCTTGGAAGAGGGCTCTTGTCTCCAGACGAGAACACAGCCTGGCAGACATCCTAATTTCAGGATAGTGAGAATCTTAACAGAGAACCCAGCCATACTGTGctagacttctgacctacaagcctgtgaaataaataattgaGTGTTGTTTTAAGCAACTAAATTTGGCTAATGTGTTATGCAacaacagaaaactaaaaatctctctgacacacacacagtgcAAGCAAACACAAATGTCAAACAAATGCCCCATTTACCCCTTTATTAATAAAGACAACAGAAGAATGAggtttcaatattttattcaagTTTTACTTTAAGTGATGTTAATTACAGCATTTGAAGGGGATGATCTAATTCCACACAAAATGGAAGACTCTAAAATGTACCCATTAAACtgctaaaaaataaactgagtagTGAGAATATAACAAGTCCAATTTTTATTCCGAGTGTTGTCACAACGTGATTACAGTCACAGAGACTCTTCCCAGCTTAGAGCTGGGACTCTTAGAAGCTATTTCATACTCTGGTGCAAGGGTAGAAAACCACAACATGAGAGGGAATTAAGTCCTGAATTATTGGCTTAATCACATCCACCTTCTCCACCCCAAAATGGCACAAAAGAAACAGCTATCACGCCCTGCAGACTACTTTTGGTGTAAAAGAGGTGATGGAGTGGGTGGAAACAGGTCATGAAAATCTgtctaaaaaaaatctctttcaatGAGTTTGTACACACCATCAATGAGCCTCTCCTTCATTCGGGTAGGAAACCAAAGTTCAATTCTCAAGAATTCATCATTTCATTCATTGACTCAATATCAATTAACAAAGTGCCTACAAATTATCAGCTTCCACTTGCAGCCATTTctagataaaaaagaaacctgaactCTCTAGAGGGGCCACCAAGGTCCCCCCAAGTCTACAGCTGAAAGGACTTTTCATGGAATTGGGTTTCTTCTGTACCTCTGAAAGGGTAACACTTTAAAGCTCAATCATCTTTAACCTGGAGGTCTAACATGATATTTAGCAATACTTGCATCCCAGACATACAACATTAAAAGGTACACTAAATTCTGAAGGTAGCTATGctcaaaatagtttaaaattaaatgattgtACAGTATCCATTTACGCCTGAAACTCCAGTCCTAGACCAAGCTTGTGGCCGCCAGCATTGACATTCTTGCCATCCAGCAGAGCCGATAGCGTCAGTTTGATACCTGCAGGGGGAAGAATcggggagaggaaagagggaggaatggaggagagaaaatataagaaatatcaaCACATAGAAGACAGGTTAACACATGGAGGCATGCCAAAGCACACTGGCAAGACCACAGCAATTTCAGAACCTGCTTTGGCTGTGTGTGATCAGCAAGGCCAAACCACATGGCCCATCAATCCCTGTTACTGAACACCATCTGACTGATTAATTGATAGCCTAGAAGGAGCTTATAAAACACCAATTATTATTCCACAGCCCACCCAAACCCACTTTAGGGAGTCCACTTTCTTTTGTCCTCTCATCGCCCCCTGCTACAATAACCTCTCTACCACTGGCACCATGCAGTAAACTTCTTCAGCAAAAATACCTTGAAATGAAACCCAACCATGAATCAGACTCCAAGGCCTCACACTCagtgtacacacaaacacacacacacatgcacacaactaATTGGTATTTTCCCTACAATAGCTTGATTTTGCCATCAGATAATCTTAGATTTCTAGAGTTCAAAGACCCAACATGATGAAACTAACCCCAAGGTGGTACCATCTCCTGTAGTTCTAATACACAAGGGACTGGTCTAGCCAATCGTGCAAAGGAAACCTGCACAAGTTATACAATAAGGATGATCTATGTGCTAATTTTAAGAACCTGCTGGAAATAAGTATCGAGCATGATGAATACACTggaaaaacagatggaaaaaaataaccaaaagtaTAATGTACGTTAGCCTTGAccttttttctcctatttacTACTTCTAGTTTCCAAATGTCTTATAATGTCTATAACcttttataaacatttcattataaaaaccTTATATACactcatttaaaatttacaaGACAGGCATTATATAAGCAGTAACATAAAGCAGCAAACCAGCACcctaattttctttaaagtaaataattaatCTCACTCATTTTCACAAGCAACACATACCTGGCTTTAGGGTCTGAGTGTATCCTAAACCTATCAGGCTGGAGTTGTTCACTTTAGCCTAGTCAAGGAAAAGATAAGACACAGTGAAACCGTTAAGTACTTTATGTTTCCTTCTCCAAAATGAGTAAAAGCTTTGTAACAACCAACTCTGGACTTCAGGATCAAATTCTCTATCTTTATGACAACTTTTTTTATGGGATTCATTCAAGTCaacatgaaatatataaaatctgaGAGCTAAGTCTcagaaaagaaactcaaagagTCAACACAACTATCAATTAAAAGgaagttattatttaaatttgattcctGAAGGTATGAATGCCCAATTTCATTTATACTGAGTAGGTCTGAATTTGTAACAGGTGAAGACACTTTCATTTGTGGccagagaaatagaaatcttTCTTATATGGAAGACTTCTTCAAGATCTATTTAATTAGGATAAGGGAAAACAGCAAATGCCAGATGGGGTTTTgagggggttttttgtttgtttgttttttaaggcatAGCATTGTTAGAATTTTCCCTTCatgaaaaaagcaagcaaaaatcaTATGGACATGAAGAAGGTTTGGCACTGCCATGCCTGAATTTAAAATGTATGCTGGAGCAAAAGAATGACTTTGCCAGTCACTTAAATTTCAGCACTTAGTGAATGCTGATTAATAATTAATTCAATAAAGCAGTTGAGTCAATAATAATTTTGCCCTCACTCTTCTGCCTGAGTTGTAGGGCCTCTCCCTGGCCCCTTTCTGGTGAAATAAAGAGAGGTCAGGAGCACAGCAATCTCAAGTCATGAGAACACCAAGTCCTGGAAAAAGCTGAGGCTGCCAAGGTACATGTTTTCAACCTGACAACCCccatgagaaagaacaaagcagggggaaggaagatCTCCCAgtagtgagtgagtgagtgccCCATCTGGCTGTTCCTTTTTGCTTATACCATCTAATTACTAAGGCCCCTTTTCCTAAGGCACTTAACACTCAGGGAGCCAGATTCAGTTTCCATTTCAGACTTCAAATGGGCTGTTTGTAAATTACACAAGCACCATCCCGTAACATGAGATTTCCTCATTCCACTCCAAAAAGGATGCAGCTAGTAATGCCCTGTGACAAAAGAGATGAGCTGAACAGGATTTAATGCAAAAACCATACAGCAATTGCTAAATGCCAGGGTCTGGTTTCTTAATATCCAATACAGAAGCAGGGcaagagaatgaaaaatgagaaggaaaatgaacatttaaaaccTTAAGGTTCAAGGTAACCCCTTTACAGTCTGCAGGTGGAATAAGGGCTGATTAGACGAAGAGGCTCCCCAGCAAACCATCAAGTCCAGACCTCAGTGTTTACCGACTGTCTGCCCCATCTGCCTTTGACCTCTCTGAATTTTCAGTTCCTCATTTGTGAAAACAGGgttgggatgattttttttttttttttaaggcacctATCTCAAATAGGTTGTGTAAGAATTAAACACAGTAACCCACCTATAATGGGCtgcacacagtgcctggcatgcacaGTGAGTGCTATTACTGTTATCACTTTCCTCATTTCAAACTCTTTCCACAGGGAGAAAATTTCTAGCCCAAGCACAGAATCCCAGCCCTCCAGAGTGATTGCAACCCAACCTTCAGGTGGAGCCTGGGCAATGCATGATTCCACAGGTACTCACCGAGAAGCAGGCATCGGGGTCAATCTGATACTTGGCCGCTATTCCAAAGCGAGTGTTACTATTTCCTGCTGTCCAGGCCAGATTGACAGCGGTCTCTAACTTCTTGTTCACCTTCTGATAAATGGAGCCACCAAACTCTGTCCCATCATTTCTGCAAACAAGCATAGCACAGATGCCCAAAGACTGGCTAGAACCAGGCACAGCTGTCCAAGTCTAACAGAGGGCAGGGATGCTATAAATGGACCAAAGCTGACACAAAGCAGGTACCAAATTAGGGAAAAGCCTGACAGGAATAGAACAGACACCAGCATTGGGAAGGTTCAAAGGAAGGGAAAGGCTATTTGAACCATCACTAGGAACACCAAAGGGCAGGAAGCTCAGGATGCATGGAACTTTGGAGGTTTGCttccaaaatattctttaaataaaaccAGCAAGTAAGACATTGGGATTctgggaaatttttcttttttgctgctgctgatgttattacttttataaaagtGACTATAAATAACAATGGTAAGGAAGCAGAAGCAATTGAGAAGAGAACACAGCCAGAAATGGTAAGAAAGACTGGGCCTCTAGTATTCTTCAGATGGCAAGTTACAGCCCTTAGCACCACCAGCTGCAGCCACTGCTGTGTAGACACAGCCAAAAGTGACCCGGTCCCTCAGAGGACCAGCAATTACAAAAGAGCTTAACCTGAAACTCAAACTCCTCTACTTATGCAAAACTCTTAGCGCAAACCGCACTATCTCTACAGTTCTGATGGATGAAAGGGAGCTACTTGGTGCTTACAAAATGTTTCTAGCTTTCAAAAATGGAATGAAACCCAACTGGGACaaactccttcctctcttccaaaCACCCCATATTGACTCCAGCCTCTGAAGatatccccctcccctccttatatttttaacatgaaaCAATCTCAGAGTTGTGCCTCATCGTCTTGGGTGTTTCAAGTAGAAACGTCATCAGAAACTggtaaagagggcagccccagtggctcagcggtttagcgctgccttcggcctggggtgtgatcctggagacctgggatcaagtcccgtgtcgggctccctgcatggagcctgcttgtgtctctgcctctctctctctctgtgtgtgtgtctctcatgaataaataaataaaatcttaaagaaggaaagggaagggaagggaagggaagggaagggaagggaagggaagggaagggaagggaagggaagggaagggaagggaagggaagggaagggaagggaaactaGTAAAGGCAAAGCCCATGTGCTTTGGAATTCAGCAAAGAGCTTAGAAGTCACTCACTAATCCAAGGACAAATAGTTACTGATTCATTGCAAATTCTACTCCTCACCAATACACTCTCCCTGAAGTAGATGCTCATAAATACATTCTAAATGCTGAAATGTTCCCCTGGAATTCAACCACATAGACGTTGTGCTTCCAGAAAGTACAGGTTGAGCCCAGGCAACCCCAATTCACACGGAATCCTAACTTCTTCAGAAAAACTGAGTATGCTACAAAACAGCAGCTTGTCACAAATAACAGATTTATAAGTGACTTTAGTATAACTAAAATGGGAAAATTTGGGGGCCTCACATGTTTGTCTAAAAAACTTGTTTTTTCAGTAAACTCTAAAACCAGCAACACGGCCATCTTCCTGTACTGAGCTCTCAAAACCCTAAACGGAGGGAATTCATTGTTCCAATTCATCTAtataaagcacaaagaaaaaaaaaaaagcacaaagagcGTCTATTACACATTGGGGCCTCCACAAGCACCAGAGCAACCCAGATTAGCTGTGTCAGCTGTTTCCACGCCAGCTAAAAATAAACCATGTCCACTTATTAAAAATCAGGtatgtgaggctcaggtatgtGGGGAAAACAGCTAACAGTCATTGTTATTCCTAGAACTGATGCCAATTTCCAATTCCAAACCAAAGAAGGTCTTTCCATTTCAGTCAAAATTCTAACTTCGGGTAGCTCAGtgttttgagcatctgccttcggctcagggtgtgatcctgcagtgccaggatccagtcctgcatcaggctccctgtggggagcctgcatctccctctgccggtgtctctgcctctctttgtgtgtctctcatgaataaataaaatgttaaaaaaacaaaacaaaataaaacaaaaattctaactTAACAAATCTTTCTATTGCTTGTACTGTTTTTCCCGTGACATTTTtgtatgttacttttttttaatttacccatcttttttaccttttttggtatatatttttttaagattttattcatttatttgacagagaaagagtgagcacacaagcagagggagcagcaggcaaggggagagagagaagcaggctcccctctgagcagggagccctagagaggctccatcccaggaccctaagatcatgacatgagctgaaggcagatgcttaacctgttgagccacccaggtactcctttGGTGTATATTTCTACGGATTTTAACACATGTACAAGATCTGTGTGACCACTACAATCAGGATACAGAACAATTCTatctgccccccgccccaaatCTCATACCACCCCTTTGTGGTCAcacactcccacccccaacctAGGAAACCCTAGACTATCCTTCACTATGGTTTTCATGGGActctcttgttttaaaaaaactcaaaaattacTCCATTAATATATCTATTACGTTAATTCCGTTATATTAATTACAGTGGTCCTCCCTTATCTGAAGAGGATATGTTGCAAGATCGCAAATGGATgtctgaaaccacagatagtactgaAGCCTAAACTTACTGTTCTCtactatacatacatacctatgataaatttaatttataaattagacataGTAAGAGATTAGCAACAATAacaatttttgaataaaatagaacaattataacaatatactgtactCAAAGTTCTATAAATGTGGTCTCTCTGTCTCACAAAATATCTTATTGCGCTGTATATCCCCGTCtttggttttggggggtttttttgttggtggtttttgttttgttttgttttgtttttagagagggaggtataaggaggagcagagggagaagcagagagaatctcaagcagcttccatgcccagcatggagcccgacacggggctccatctcatgatcctaagattatgacctgagccaaaatcaagatttggatgcttaaccaactgagccacccaggcgcctcagaGTATATACAATCTTCTTAGGATGTTGTGAATGATAAAACACCTACATGATGGGATAAATTTTAGGTGAATGACAAAGACATGTGACATAGCGTCAGGCTACTACTGATCTCTTGACAAtacatcagaaggaggatcatctacTTCTAGACTGTGGTTGAAAATGGATAACTGACATTGTGGAAAGTGAAATGGCAAATATGGGGGAACTACTGTATAAAAATTCCTcatgacacctgggtggctcagtggttgagcagctgcctttggctcaagtcatgatcctggggtcctgggaccaagtcccgcatcaggctccccatgggcagcctgcttctctctctgcctgtgtctctgcctctctctgtgtgtttctcatgaataaataaataaataatattttaaaaattaaaacttttaaaataaataaaaattcctcatggtgcctgggtggctcagttggttagtgtctgccttcagcttgggttgtgatcttggggtcctggaatcaaacctcatgtcgggctccctgctcagcggggagtctgcttttctctctccctctgatcccccagctcctgctctctgctgctgtctctctctctctctttcaaataaataaataaaatcttaaaaaaaaaaaactcctcaaaAAAGTTTATAAATGGAAATGTTAAGATATTAGTATCCCTTCCTTGTCTTTAAGTCACTTCTTTAGTGACCTctagtggaaagaaagaaaactggtaaAGTTGTCCCCTACTCATGCCACAGGTACCTCCTGCCTATGGTGATTTTAGACTTAAAGGTGCATTTccagggtgcccaggtggctcaatcagttaagcgcctgccttcacctcagggtcatgatcccagggtcctgggatcaagcctcacatctggctctctgttcagcagggaacctgcttctccctctccctctgaccctccgcctgcttgtgctctctctgtcaaatgaataaaatctttaaaaaacaaaaagtgcatTTCCATTTACCTAAATCAGCAGCACTCCACTTGAACTCCCAAATTTGATTACAAGGGGCTCTCTAACCTAATCTGCCCCTTCACCATACTGTCCAGTCATTAATAAAATGGGCATGCTATGCCATGTAGAGAAGACACCGTATGCAACCAAGATCATCATCCCCTAACCTGTCTCTCAGATCTGCATTTCATTAAGCACAGCCACCTGATCTTAGGcatcatacagagaaagagagcagcacCTTTCCCCACCACTTTGTTACTAAAACTGAAAGGTGCTCTAATGTCCACTAAAGGACACTAGCAGGGAAGGGACACTCCTCTGGACAGACATCATGCCACTGCTGTAACTGATCAGTCATTCTATGTGTACCAGTTACAACACTGACCATCTCTAGAACAGAAAGACTCTAAGCCACTTCTGGAGATGAGCAggtgggaaacagaaaaataccAGAAGGCCATTTGGTTCATCTGATTTGAAtatactcacttaaaaaaaaaaatgaatacactcatattaaagtaatttaaaattgagcttgggggcacctgggtagcttagtggttaagcatctcccttcggcttaggtggtgatcctggggtcctgggatcaagtcccacattgggttccctgcaggaagcctgcttctccctctccctatgtctctacctttctctgtggctctcatcaataaataaataaaatcttaaaaaaaaaaaaaattgagcttgAAAAGCAATTTCTCTTCTACACAAACTCACACACCACACTCATGTACACTTACACGTTAGTATGGAGCTGGAATTCGTCGGTCTTGTAGCCAACTGCAAAGTTGCTCTGGGTCACTCGGGACTTTGCAGTCTCAAAATTCATCTGgtagccagccagccagccctcaTAGCCCAGCACCAAAGCACCCCGGATGGAAGGACCAGCAATGTCAAAATCCACGTCACAGCCCAGGTTGATGTGCTCCCGCTTATACCCTGTCTtgattttagcattttttttcctgaagaaaaagaaattggattAAGAACACAAACTAACTTACTAACTTACCTTGCAtaccaagaaatttaaaaaaaaaaaatttaatcccAGTTTATATACAGAGATGCAGGGCCAAGTCAGGGCCCAGATCTTCCTTATGCAGCTGCTGCGCTCTAACGGCAGAACACAAACTCTCCAACCAGAATCCAGTCTGCAGAAATGCCATAATAATGAAGTGAGAACACAGCCTGGAAAAGCTTGGGGGGAAAAAGCACTAAGTAATTGTCTTTTACTAACCTCTCCCTATGCTTAATGTAATGATTTACACAGGCATTTATTAGGGAGAGTGCCACCATGTAATTATGAAACAGATGTTTCTTTGCTATCCTCCAAGTCTATGAAAAAGATATGGTGTATCTGTCATGAAGGCAGCAATCTCAACGGCAACTTTTAAGGAGATGGTTACTTTCTTACTTTGTGGCTCACTTAGTAAGTAAATAAACCAGCAAACACTAGCCAGATCCTTCTAAGTATAAATATAACTGATAGCTTTTAATTCATTATTCATGAGATCCCAATGAGTATGTATTTCAGAGACCTGGGTATTGAGATGAACTGGAGGCCTTGCAGTCATGGGGGCCAGGTCCCTGCAAGTCAGGAAAAGTCCACAGGTCTTGTCTGCTAATCCCAGTTTTGCATATATGACCAGGTGAGTGCCTATCGTGCCTACTATTCAGGAAACATGGGTGAGTCATGTCACCTGCAAACATATTACCTTGCCTTTACCAAAGGTCAACATGGGAGGCAAGAGGACATTATTAAGAACAATACCAGCAATGGATTGAAATGTAACAAGTATGTTCAAATCTATGAATTCATTCATACACTTAAAACACATACCTAAGTCATCTTCAGAGACTAGAAAAGCAATATGTTACTttgaaacaataaattaaaaaggaggCAAACATTTAATCCACCTTTCCTACACTAACTCTATCTTAAAGTAACCAATAGTTAAtcagaagtttctttttattgcaataTTCTAGCTAATACCTGAAGAATGAATGATTAAAGTAGAATTATCACCAGTTTG
Above is a window of Canis lupus baileyi chromosome 10, mCanLup2.hap1, whole genome shotgun sequence DNA encoding:
- the VDAC1 gene encoding non-selective voltage-gated ion channel VDAC1, producing the protein MAVPPTYADLGKSARDVFTKGYGFGLIKLDLKTKSENGLEFTSSGSANTETTKVTGSLETKYRWTEYGLTFTEKWNTDNTLGTEITVEDQLARGLKLTFDSSFSPNTGKKNAKIKTGYKREHINLGCDVDFDIAGPSIRGALVLGYEGWLAGYQMNFETAKSRVTQSNFAVGYKTDEFQLHTNVNDGTEFGGSIYQKVNKKLETAVNLAWTAGNSNTRFGIAAKYQIDPDACFSAKVNNSSLIGLGYTQTLKPGIKLTLSALLDGKNVNAGGHKLGLGLEFQA